DNA from Triticum aestivum cultivar Chinese Spring chromosome 7D, IWGSC CS RefSeq v2.1, whole genome shotgun sequence:
TATCTGAAGTGTTAGCGAGACAACACTGGACATGACCAGATAACACAAATGACAACTACTTTTCTAACAATATCACTACAGTTTAATGGGAGTAGAGATACAACTTTCCCTTTGTAAGTTTGTTAATTTGCAATTAATACTCTGGCAACATTAACTGGTTGCTCCAACTGCTTCAATAGAGCTACTACCAGCCCCGTCCACCCAGTCTTGGTCGGGGGTATCCGGACTGTACCGATCGCTGTCAGAGTCAGAGGCTGACCACAATTTGTGGTTGGCGATGAAGGAGAATTGGCACCACCGGTTGGGTCGCAGGAccgctgctggtggtggtggtggtaggcgTTAATGGCGTGGCGTCACCATGAGCAGTCGCTGGCGTTTGTCGACCAGAAGCGGGGCGAGGAAGTGGGGATTCGGCTCTGGAGAAGGACGGATCCTTGTGTGATACAGCACGCGAGGCATCGGATCTTGCCTTGGTTTCGTCAATGGGCGATCCGATCTGAGCAAGACGAACACCAACACGAACCAATCGCCGGCGGCAAAGCGGCGGCGGCCTGTTTTTCTTTTTTAATCAAAGCGGCGGTGTGGCTTTGTAGAGGGCGCGTCTCCTTTTCCTTTTCCGACTAGAATAAGGTTACTCGGCGCTGGAGAATTTTCTTTCCAACGGGGCCCACTTCCCAGTCATTTTTCCACTGGAAAGTCACCCGCCGTCAACGCCACTCGCCGCCGCGGCCATCTTGCTGGACGGCGGCTTCTCCCTCGCCCTCCATCCTACCTCCCTCGCTACCATCATCTTTCCCTATCCCACCATCACCATCACCTCACTCGTCGGAACCAGTAACCACCCCGTGCGCCCTCTCCTTGGGGCGCCGCCGTCACCCTCACCCTCTGCCCCCTCCACCGCTACAGCTCTCCGCTGGCTGGACACGGCAGACCCGGCTTGTTGGCACCCAAATCAGGCCGCTGTAGCACGGATCTGTTCGGATCTGCTTGCCGGACTCACGGGATGCCACCCGATTAACCCTCCGTACGTTGTCTTCACCGCCTCCTCCGCCGGCCCATTCTCCGGAAGCTCGGGACCCTTCTTCTCCGGTGGCTCGGTCAGGCTGCCTTTGCCTCCTCGCTCGCTCTCAGCCGTGCTCTGGATCTTGTAAGTTGTAACCCTGCCTGTCTCACCTGCACTGAACTGCAACTGTTCCCACGCAGAAACGTTTGATCTGAACCGAAGAGGAAACATTCCCCCGTGTTCCCTATCCAATCTTTACCATGGAAACCGCCATCAAAAACGTCACCAATGTGGTTCGCTCCATGAAGCTGCTCAAGGTCGACGGCTACTGTGCCACCAAAACCATGGGCAACGAGGACTGCATCAAGTCCACTTACAACATTGGTGGCTATGAGTGGGAGATCTGCATCTACCCCGCGATGATGCCGCGCGCAAGCGACGGCACTCCGTGGGTGGCGGTGAAGCTCGTGTTCCTCAGCGAGACCTGTCCGTCCATCGTGAGGGCGAACCTGAGCTGTCGTCTGGTTGATCCGAGAAGCGTGCTTCGACCGTCCGAAGAAAAGAGTGTGTCATGTATATTCAACCGTTCATGGGTATCACGTTTTCTGCAGATGTGCTCGCCTTTTGTCAGTGAAGATTTTTCGCTTCCAGTCCGTCTCATGTCGACGGGCACCCTAGCATCATCCGGTTATCTCAGGAATGATTCTTTTACGGTGCTATTTGTCGTCACGGTGCTGAAGGATGATTTGCCAGCACGAGCAATCCCAGGTAAAGAAGTGACTGTGTCATCACCGATCCTGCAGAACCACCTTGCTGAGCTCCTGCGTACTGGGTTGGAAGCGGATGTCACATTTCTCGTGTCCGGCAAGTCCTTCGCTGCACACAAGGTCATTCTGGCTGCAAGGTCCCCTGTACTGATGGCCGAGTTCCTTGGCCACATGAAGGAGACGAGCTCTCGCAGCGCGTGGAGATCAAGGACATTGATGCGGTGGTATTCAAGTCGTTGCTTTACTTCATCTACACCGACTCTGCTGGAATTTTGATCTTCAGCATGAGGCAGTCACGATGTTGGCTCAGCATTTACTTGCAGGTGCTGACAAGTATAGACTGGACAGGCTCAAGGAGATCTGCGAAGGCAAGCTATCTGATGGCATCAGTGTCGACACAGCAGCAACTACTCTGGCATTAGCAGAGCAGCACAACTGCCCGCAGCTCAAGGTGAAATGTGTCGACTTCATCGTTAGCACTCCTGCAATTCTTGATGCTGTGTTGGCGACGGATGGATATAAGCATCTGGAAGCAAGCTGTCCTATGGTGTTGCCTGAGCTTCTTAAATCTGCGGGGCAGAAAGAGTTGACTGGTGACCGTAAGGGTGCTAAAGGTCCAAGATTTAAATCTGTTGTAGTCTCTGTTCATGGTCGCCATGCATCTGTAGTCTAATAGAAACATGTGTCTATATTCACCTAAATTGGAAAACTTATGTCCATCTACGTATGTTATGAGCAGCTTAATGCTTGCATTTCCTCTCCAGTTTGATCTAATTTAGTGCTAAATGGTCCAAATTTTGGTAGCCCTCTTGTTCTGTGCTGTCATTATTTGCACAATGATGCATATGTGATTATGTGTGCCCAGCTTGGTAAAACTTTGTTGTTTTGGTGATGTCATGATTTCCTCAGTTGCAGACTGCAGCAACACAATCCTGATGTTTATTTTACCTTGTAGTATTGTTGTGTGCCGCGAATTCTTTTGAACACATCGTCACATCAGATTTCGGAACAGCACCAGGAAACTAAGTACCATCTGATTGTCTTAGTTACAAAGTAAGGGGCTTTCTGTGTTGTAGGCCAATAACCAACACCTGAACCAGCCTAGTGTTCTTGAAACTGTCTTGGCGACGGAGGGGTATATGCATCTGACAGCAAGCTACCTTTCAATGCTGGGTGACCTTCTCTAGTCTGCGCGTGGGACTTGATGTCCAAAATATGATGTTGCATAGTCTCTCTTTGTGTTTGTCATGTTTCCATGTCTAGTTAACTTATGTTTTGTACCCTGTCTTTCGAATGAACTAAAGCATGCAAGCTTAGTGTGTTGTTTCGATGCTTTCTGCAGGTTTGATCTCTTCGTGATCAGGTCCCTCTGAACAAGCCTTGACTGCCTAGAGTGCTTAAGCCAAAGATCTCCAGGAATGCAATTTATGCTAGGTATGGACATGCAGTTTTTGCTATGATATTATCTCATGAATGTTATTTGTCATGCATAAGTGACTCATTTGCAGCTAGAACATCATTCTTCATAAATTACTCTTGCCATCATGCATCTACTACAAGAAACTGCAAGTGATTAGGAACAAAttagtttgacttaggacaaaactatACCTTTTATTAATTTGGAATGGAGGTAGTAGCAACTAGATATCTGTGAGAATCTTGTATCCACAGCCAACGATGATCTAATGAGTTTAACAAAAAAATTGAACACAATATAAGTAATCTACATGTGccaatattttattttattttggacgAAAAAAAACATATTTTCTTGAAAACAGAGAATCCGAGCACCATTCCACATTATCCTTGTCAATATGTCCATTTTATTTGGAAATTGTCAATTGGCTCCCAACCTCCATGGGAGCCGGTATTTTCAAGTATACAAAAAATTAGAGGTTTCAACATATCTATATTTATCCCACAGATATATATAGATATGTTTGCAAAATTGCTCCTGAAGAAATAAAATGACTCGCTTGTTCCTAGCAAAAACTCAAAAGCCTGACTTGCTTCTGAGCGAATTATTTAGTTATTCTTATGAGGACAGGGATCGGCAAACCGAAGGCAAATCCTTATTAGCCTTGATTTGCCTCTACACATCCATAACTGCTGTTCGTTTTAAAATTCAGTAGCGATGCTACTTTGCTTCTGAGTCATGTTAATTTTTCTCCTTTCTCCTAGGTTACGATGAGTTGGTGAACATTTGAAGTTTAACTCTTCACTATGAGTTAGCTTAAGAAATATTTTCTTCCTTACTTTCTGTGGGAACAAAAAAGACGGACAAATTTGGTTCTTATGATTGAGTCACGGGTAGGCCAAATCAAAGTCAGATTAAACATAATTATGTATAGATGGCAGCAACGGAAACTCATGTTATTGCTTGCTGCTACAATCACAGCCGTTGAACATCATTTATATACGATCCCATGATCGAGAAGCTAGCTCTTCAATTTCTTTTCTCTTCTCTAAAAGCGGAGCAGCCAGCTCTTGGAAGTCAATTGGCCTTGTGGCCCCATTTCCTGTTGCAGTTTTGCACACAGATTGCGGTGTCAGCTGCATCTGCAAAATTTGCAATGCAAGAACAGAAATGATCAGAACAGTAGAAGAAACAATCCTTCTCAAAAGAATAGGAAACACAGATTTAATTCGTCAATTCAAAAGATGGAAAAGGAATGTGATGCCGTCTTACCGCCTGGCTCCACCGACCAGCCACAGACGCTCAGGTCCAGCTTGCAGGTCATCCTGCATGTGGCGCCGCCGTAGTCGCCTACAATGGCCTGGCTGGTGCCGGGGCTGGAGCTGCAGTAGTTGACGCAGGATGGGAGGCAGAGGCAGCGCGGTGCGTCCTGCCTGCACTCGGAGTAGCAGTCTCCGTAGCAGTGGCAGAACTCGGACATGGCAGCCACCTGCTGCTGCTCCACGAGGAGCAGGTGCACGCACAGCGCGGCCATGGCGGCCACCCTCAACTTCTTGGCCTTCATCTCCTTCCTCGAGCAAGCTGTGGCCTCTTCTCCTTCTCGGGGAACAAGGGAGGCAGAGGAGAGAACTGTTGTGGCGAGAGCGTGAGGCTGTGTGGGTTCTTATGTGGGCACCGGAGCTCCGAGGACAAAACTGACATTTGAGATTTGACCATTGTAGTGTATTTCCCGGTAAATGAAATGGGCATGATTTTCCTTAGCATCGCCGCCGGGTTATCTGATGGAGCTGCCTGTATTGATGTAGAAAGAAGACAGAATGCAGTTCAGATACACTGCTGTTTATATACCACTGAAGGTTCAAATTCTAATACTAGTATGTGTTTAGCTTTAAAACACTACAGCTAAGCTGGGAGAAATCAGATTTCCTTGACTTGGCAGCAGGTAACTAGTTTATGCCCGAGCAGCAGAGAGCTGTAGAAAGGAAATTTGTGAAGGCAAGCTCTCTGATGGAAATTTGTGAAGGCAagctttcttcatttattgcttgccacatcatctattttatctagatatgtgtgatgttactacctatgttactcccactgtgggtagtcttatgAGCAACTTACTGCTCGAGTTTGCACTCCAGTTCGATTTAATTCAGGGATAAATTATCCTAGATTCGGTATTCGTGTCCTTTGCTTGTCAAATATTGGCACAAGGTGATTAATACGTGTGCCCAACTTGGTTGAGACTTGTGCTTTTTCAGTGATGTTAAGACTTGAGAGTAGGATGATTCAGAGTGTGCAGAAGCTCAGCTCCAGCCACACCCAACACCTGAATCTGCGAAACCGCCATACTACTGTGTCTGATTTGTGCAGTTGTATACGTCCCACGGCATCCTGCGAGAATCTAGGCATAGCCGATGGTGGAAAGTTTTTTGTGTCATGTTTAGGTCATTCTTCCGTATCAGATTTATCTATGCAAAGCCTTGACAATGCTTGCTCTGTTTTTCAGGCAAAAAAGAAAATCGTTGATCGCTTGAGGCTTCTTAAAAAAAAGCTGGATGTAACACATGCAATGGAAGCACAGGTACTAGTACTCCTGTTTTGAACGCTTGACAACATGTTCACCCGACCCGAAGCGACCCAACAATTAATCCGGGCCATTACGACATCCATCCGTCGAGAAGGCCAACAGGTATAGTTTCTTCGTATTCTGCATTGACTGATCCTCGTCACCTGTTCGTTTCCATGGGTAATTAATCGACCAGGCCATGCACAACCGGGTGCTATAAATCTGCACCACCCCACGGTCTTCTCACACGGCAAAAAGATCTTCCGTCTCCAGCCTTTCTTAGTGAAAAAAATACAGTGTCCACCCTCTCGCAATGGCATTGGGAGCCAGCATGACCGATGCTGCGCGACGGTTTCCGCACGATGGTCACCATAGGCAGCGACGACTGCATCCGATCCGGCATGTGCGCCGTCGGCCGATATGAGTGGGAGATATGTGTATACCCTGCATGGACGGCGGGCAGCCCCGATGGCGATAAGTGGGTGGCGCTGCGCCTTGTCTTGCTAAGCAAACCCAACACCCCTGCTGTGAGGGCCAATCTACGCTGCCAGGCGGTGAATCCAAATCTGTGGTACGAAACCCCAGTGAAGAAACAGCCGGGAGTATTCGGGCGTCCCAAGAATTCTACACCGTTTGTTTACCTCGTCTCGGTGAGTGATGTTCAGAACAAGGGCTATCTCGCTGCCGATGCTTTGACCGTGGAATGCACCATCACGGTGCTCAAGGAGTCGCCGGCGCCGACTTCTCCGGCGAAAGAGATGCCCGTGCCATCGTCCAACTTGCACAAGAACCTCGGTGATCTCCCGCAGACCGAGATGGGGGCAGATGTCACTTTTCTCGTATCTGATGAGTCTTTTGCTGCGCATAAGAACATACTTGCCGCGAGATCCCCTGTTTTCAAGGCACAGTTTTTTGGAGAGATGAAGGAGAAGGTGTCTCAAGATGTTGTGGTTGATGGTATGGAGGCAGCAGGCTTCAAGGCCATGCTTCACTTCATCTACACCGACACTGTGCCCGAGCTTGAGCAAGGGCTCGAGGCGGTGATGGCTCAGCATCTTCTTGTGGCAGCTGACAGGTATGGACTGGACAAGCTCAAGATGTTCTGTGAAAACAAGCTCTCCAGTGGCATCACCGTTGACACGGCGGCGACGACTTTGGCCTTGGCGGAGCAGCACAATTGTTTACGTCTCAAGGCCAGCTGTGTCGAGTTCATCGTTAGCACACCTGAAGTTATTGACGCTGTCTTGGAGACGGAGGGGTATATGGATTTGGCTGCAAGCTGTTTTTTTGTGTGGGTAGGCTGCAAGCTGTTCTTCTGTGCTGGCAGATCTTCTCAAGTCTACGCGTGGGAGAAATAATTGATGGGTTGCTGATGAATGTTTTGTACTAGTAACTTGTGTTTCCCTTTAATTAGTGTGACGTAATTTACCGCTAAAATGTTCAGGATTGGCTATCTGTTTCTATGTGTGACAGTGTGAGTTCTTCTCTTTTGGAATAAAACAGCTCCGCCTCCTGCGCCGTCTCTGCGGCAGGTGTTGGCAGAAAAAAAAGGGGGAGAATTATACCATTAGAGCACTTTCTTTTAGATCCACCATTAGGGAACTCAGCGTTTTTTAAGAAAATTTAGGGTACTCAGCTGTGCGTTTCCACGTCTCCAGGAAGAACAAAGCCCATTTACTTTTTCCCTATAATAACAAATCGCGCCTTGGGCCGTTTTCTTTAGCAATACGTACCAAAATTTTAGGTACATCTTGCAAAGAAAGTGAACCTCTTTTTAGAAACTACTCCTACATTGAAATACTTTGTTTAAGTTAACTTTTCTTAGACCTCGAATCATCGACAATAGATTCAGAGAAGTATTTAAAAAAATATGTTCCACCATCAATAAAAAAGGGAAATTTATATCCAATAAAATATAAATGCAAAATTCgttctgttggggatcgttgcagaaattaatttttttttctacgcatcaccaagatcaatctatggtgcttactagcaacgagaggggagtgcatgtTCATatctttgaagatcgcgatgcggaagcgttgcaagaacgcagtcggtggagtcgtacacaaaGCGATTTAGATCTCGCCGAATCCGATcaaagcaccgaacaacggtgcctccgcgttcaacacacgtgcagcccggtgacgtctcccgcgccttgatccagcaaggagagagggagaggttggggaagactccgtccagcagcagcacgacggcgtggtggtggtggaggagcgtggcacttcagcagggcttcgccaagcactgcgagagacgaggagggagaggggtagggctgcgccaagagagagggagactcgtgtctctggcagccccaaaacccccactatatatagggggaggggaggggctgcgcccccatctagggttcccccctaggggtggcggccagccctagatgcatctagggggcggccagagggggagagaggggggcgcaccctaggtgggccttaggcccatttgagcctagggtttccccttccccttccctgcgccttgggcctcttgtgggaggcgcaccagcccacctaggggctggtcccttcccacacttggcccacgcaggcctccggggctggtggcccctcccggtggacccctgaaacccttccggtggtcccggtacgttaccgataacgcccagaacacttccggtgtccaaaacaggacttcccatatataaatctttacctccggaccattccggaactcctcatgacgtccgggatctcatccgggactctgaacaacatcccggtaaccacgtacatctattccctataaccctagcgtcatcgaaccttaagtgtgtagaccctacggggtcgggaactatgcagacatgaccgagacatctctccggccaataaccaacagcgggatctggatacccatgttggctcccacatgttccacgatgatctcatcggatgaaccacgatgtcaaggattcaatcaatcccgtatacgattccctttgtctaccggtatagcacttgccgagattcgatcgtcggtataccgataccttgttcaatctcgttacggcaagtctctttactcgttccgtaacacatcatcccgtgaccaaccccttagtcacattgagctcattacgatgatgtcttaccgagtgggcccagagatacctctccgtcatacggagtgacaaatcccagtcttgatttgtgccaacccaacagatactttcgggaatacccgtagtgtacctttataggccacccagttacgttgtgaagtttggcacacccaaagtactcctacggtatcctggagttgcacaatctcatggtctaaggaaaagatacttgacattagaaaagctttagcagacgaactacacgatcttgtgctatgcttaggattgggtcttgtccatcacatcattctcctaatgatgtgatcccgttatcaatgacatccaatgtccatggttaggaaaccgtaaccatctattgatcaacgagctagtcaactagaggctcactagggacatgttgtggtctatgtattcacacatgtattatgatttccggataacacaattatggcatgaataatagacaattatcatgaacaaggaaatatgataataaccattttattattgcctctagggcatatttccaacagtctcccacttgcactagagtcaataacctagttacattgtgatgaatcgcacacccatagagttctagtgttgatcatgttttgcgcatggaagaggtttagtcaacggatctgcggcattcaggtccgtatgcactttaaaAATCTCTATGTGtcgaacattttcatgaatggagttgaagcgacgcttgatatgcctggtcttcttgtgaaacctgggctccttggcaagggcaatagctccagtgttgtcacagaagagagtcatcgggcccgacgcattgggaataactcctaggtcggtaatgaactccttcatccagattgcttcatgtgttgccttcgaggctgccatgtactccgcttcacatgtagatcccgccacgacgctttgcttgcaactgcaccagctgattgccccgccattcaaaatatacacgtatccggtttgtgacttggagtcatccagatctgtgtcgaagctagcatcgacgtaactctttacgacgagctcttcatcacctccataaacgagaaacatatccttagtccttttcaggtacttcaggatattcttgaccgctgtccagtgttccatgccgggattactttggtaccttcctaccaaacttacggcaaggttacatcaggtctggtacatagcatggcatgcataatagaccctatggccgaggcatagaggatgacactcatcttttctctatcttctgtcgtggttgggcattgagccgtgctcaatctcacaccttgtaatacaggcaagaaccccttcttggactgatccatattgaacttcttcaatatcttgtcaaggtatgtgctttgtgaaagaccaatgaggcgtctcgatctatctctatagatcttgatgcccaatatataagcagcttctccaaggtccttcattgaaaaacacttattcaagtaggcctttatgctttcgaagaattctatatcatttcccatcaatagtatgtcatccacatataatatgagaaatgctacagagctcccactcattttcttgtaaacacaggcttctccataagtctgtgtaaacccgaacgctttgatcatctcatcaaagcgaatgttccaactccaagatgcttgcactagcccatagattgagcgctggagcttgcataccttctcagcattcttaggatcggcaaaaccttccttaaggaaaccattaaggaatgtcgttttgacgtccatttgccatatctcataatcatagaatgcggcaattgctaacatgattcggacagacttcagcttcgctacgggtgagaaggtctcatcgtagtcaaccccttgaacttgtcgataacccttagcgacaagccgagctttatagatggtcacactgccatctgcgtccgtcttcttcttaaagatccatttattttctatggctcgccgatcatcgggcaagtccgtcaaagtccatactttgttttcatacatggatcctatctcggatttcatggcttcaagccatttgtcggaatccgggcccgccatcgcttcttcatagttcaaaggttcaccattgtctaacaacatgatttctaggacagggttgccataccattctggtgtggaacgtgtccttgtggacctacgaagttcagtagtaacttgatccgaagttccttgatcatcatcattaacttcctctctagtcggtgcaggcaccacagaaacattttcttgagctgcgctactttccggctcaagaggcagtacttcatcaagttctactttcctcccacttacttcttttgagagaaactctttctctagaaaggatccattcttggcaacaaagatcttgccttcggatctgaggtagaaggtgatacgtctccaacgtatctataatttatgaggtattcatgctattatattatccatcttggatgtttaatgggctttactatgcacttttatattatttttgggactaacctattaacccagagcccagtgccagtttctgtttttcccttgtttcagtgtttcacagaaaaggaatatgaaacggagtccaaatggaatgaaaccttcgggagagttatttttggaacggaagcaatccaggggacttggagtgcacgtaagggaagcaacgaggaaggcacgaggtaggggggcgcgcccaccccctgggcgcgcctccaccctcgtgggcccctcgtggctccccttaccaacttctttcgcctatatatctccatataccctaaaaccatcggggaacagaatagatcgggagttccgccgccgcaagcctctgtagccaccaaaaaccaatctggaccctgttctggcaccctgccggaggggggaatccctcaccggtggccatcttcatcatcccggcactctccatgacgaggagggagtagttcaccctcggggctgagggtatgtactagcagctatgtgttggatctctctctctctctctctctctctctctctcgtgttcttgaggtgatacgatcttgatgtatcgcgagctttgctattatagttggatcttatgatgtttctccccctctactctcttgtaatggattgagttttccctttgaagttatcttatcggattgagtctttaaggatttgagatcacttgatgtatgtcttgccgtgcttatctgtggtgacaatgggataatcgaatctttttgtttcttgttttagcactagtttagtttatcaaagaaaattacaaaaaaatggaattgagtttgtctcatacacttcatctttttaatgtctttcgttaaaatgatgggaaggaaaattgtgctcaagtactagaagaagaattacatagaatgcttggcataaaatatgtgaatgatgagcatgattgcaatgttgttagtatgaattctatgaatatccatgatgctaatgatatgcaaagccacaagcttggggatgctatgtttgatgaagatgatattttttgtcccccaagttttgatgagcaaatttactatgatgaaagcatgccccctatctatgatgattattgtgatgacatgtatgctataaagaataatgataaccatgaaacttgtcatcttgatcctaattttcaatcacatgatagttattttgttgacgttgctcccaccactattcatgagaacaaatttgcttatgtggagagtaataaaatttctatgcaagtagattatgaaaagaatgctttatgtgctggttatattgttgaattcattcatgatgctactgaaaattattatgagggaggaacatgtgcatgtaggaattgcaataatatcaagtttcctctctatgtgttgaaaatcttgaagatttgcttgttttgccttcctatgctagttgattattgttcccataagttgtttgctcacaaaatccctatgcataggaagtgggttagacttaaatgtgctagtcatattcttcatgctctctttatgcttcaattcttatcttttaggtgagcatcattgaaatcatcatgcctagctaggggcgttaaacgttagcgcttgttgggaggcaacccaattttattttagtttcttgcttcttggttctgtttaggaataaataatacatatagcttctgtttagatgtggttttgtgttttaattagtgtttgtgccaagtagaacctttgggaagacttgggtgaagtctttatgatcatgctgtaaaaaacagaaactttagcgctcacgagattagctaaaactttttactggagagttctaattagttgattatttttgcatatgattactagacaaattcctcaggtccaccaatttattttagaatttttggagttccagaagtatatgttagttaaagattactacagactgttctgtttttgacagattctgtttttcgtgtgttgtttgcttattttgatgaatatatgg
Protein-coding regions in this window:
- the LOC123164736 gene encoding uncharacterized protein; the encoded protein is MKAKKLRVAAMAALCVHLLLVEQQQVAAMSEFCHCYGDCYSECRQDAPRCLCLPSCVNYCSSSPGTSQAIVGDYGGATCRMTCKLDLSVCGWSVEPGDAADTAICVQNCNRKWGHKAN
- the LOC123164735 gene encoding BTB/POZ and MATH domain-containing protein 1, whose amino-acid sequence is MLRDGFRTMVTIGSDDCIRSGMCAVGRYEWEICVYPAWTAGSPDGDKWVALRLVLLSKPNTPAVRANLRCQAVNPNLWYETPVKKQPGVFGRPKNSTPFVYLVSVSDVQNKGYLAADALTVECTITVLKESPAPTSPAKEMPVPSSNLHKNLGDLPQTEMGADVTFLVSDESFAAHKNILAARSPVFKAQFFGEMKEKVSQDVVVDGMEAAGFKAMLHFIYTDTVPELEQGLEAVMAQHLLVAADRYGLDKLKMFCENKLSSGITVDTAATTLALAEQHNCLRLKASCVEFIVSTPEVIDAVLETEGYMDLAASCFFVWVGCKLFFCAGRSSQVYAWEK